A stretch of DNA from Thermococcus sp. Bubb.Bath:
GAGCGAGGAGATAAGGAGATTCATAACCCAACGGATAGAAGATGAAGAAAGGAAGAGAAACCTCCAAAAGGCCCTTAAAATCCTCAAAGAAGGGAAGGGTGTTGAGAGAGGTTTTTCAGCAAAATCCGTGAGGGAGGACCGTGATAGTAATTGACGCCTCAGCCCTCGCTAAGATAATCCTTCAAGAGGAGGGATGGGAGGCCGTCCCGCTAACGAGCAAAACAGCGACACTGGATTACGCTCTTGTTGAAGCCTTAAACGCTATTTGGAAAGCGGTTGTCCAGGGACGGCTGAACGAGGAAGATGCAAGGGAAAGAACTGAAGCTCTGAAATATCTCACCGGGGGTCTGTTGTTCTTCGAAGCCAGAAATTACTTTGAGCATGGTTTGGAGATAGCGCTTAAAGAAAAGATCACCGTTTACGATGCCCTGTACATAGCCTTCGCAGAAGAACTAAAAGCCGAGCTCTACACTTCCGACGTCAAGCAGTTTGAAGCAGCCCAAAAACACGTGAGGACAAAACTCATCCCGTAATAATGTTTTTAAAGCCAGATTACAACATGGCTTCAAATCTTGGAGACCACCAGGTTTTGGGTGAGAGCATGAAAAAACTGGCCCTCAGAATAGCTTACGATGGAACCGCCTTCTATGGCTTTCAGAGACAGCCTGGAGTCAGAACCGTCGAGGGCGAGCTAATCAGAGTTCTTAAAAAGCTGGGTATAATCCAGAACCCGGAGGATTCGGATTTCAAGGGTGCCTCAAGAACGGATAGGGGTGTCTCAGCTTTCTTCAACGTTGTTTCCTTCGTCCCGAACCCTGAGAAAGC
This window harbors:
- a CDS encoding type II toxin-antitoxin system VapC family toxin produces the protein MIVIDASALAKIILQEEGWEAVPLTSKTATLDYALVEALNAIWKAVVQGRLNEEDARERTEALKYLTGGLLFFEARNYFEHGLEIALKEKITVYDALYIAFAEELKAELYTSDVKQFEAAQKHVRTKLIP